From the Nodularia sp. NIES-3585 genome, one window contains:
- the ribH gene encoding 6,7-dimethyl-8-ribityllumazine synthase — MAVFEGTFAQTEPLHLAVVVGRFNDLVTGKLLEGCQDCLKRHGVDPDPYGSQVDYVWVPGCFEVPLVARQLALSHRYDAVICLGAVIKGQTPHFDYVSAEVSKGIAAASFQTGVPVIFGILTVDTMQQALERAGIKGNHGWDYAMNALEMASLMRQLRSNLTESYPQNGQSLPASFPAKNIGNLAAESEEVG; from the coding sequence ATGGCAGTTTTTGAGGGAACTTTTGCTCAAACGGAACCGTTGCATTTAGCAGTGGTTGTGGGTCGATTCAACGACCTCGTTACCGGGAAGCTGCTAGAGGGTTGTCAAGATTGCTTGAAACGCCACGGTGTAGACCCAGACCCCTACGGTAGTCAGGTAGATTATGTTTGGGTTCCTGGATGTTTTGAAGTGCCTCTTGTAGCGCGCCAACTAGCACTTTCCCATCGTTATGATGCGGTAATTTGTCTGGGTGCTGTCATCAAGGGACAAACGCCTCATTTTGATTATGTATCTGCTGAAGTGTCTAAGGGCATTGCCGCCGCTAGCTTTCAAACTGGTGTGCCAGTAATTTTTGGGATTTTGACAGTGGATACCATGCAGCAAGCTTTAGAACGAGCCGGGATTAAAGGCAATCATGGTTGGGATTACGCCATGAACGCTTTAGAAATGGCTAGCTTGATGCGGCAATTGCGCTCTAATCTCACAGAGTCATACCCCCAGAATGGACAGTCATTGCCAGCATCTTTTCCGGCGAAAAACATCGGCAATTTAGCCGCAGAGTCAGAAGAAGTAGGCTGA
- a CDS encoding fatty acid desaturase: protein MQSNTIAFNNPDDCKPSEDITKLPFTLQDLKAAIPAECFQPSVTKSLFYFFRDILIISLLYAVANYLDSWYFWPVFWVMQGTMFWALFVVGHDCGHQSFSKHKWLNDLIGHLSHTPILVPYHGWRISHRTHHKNTGHLDNDESWYPVSESQYKEMDLVEKIGRYYVFLLAYPVYLFQRSPGKKGSHFSPSSPLFKPSEKWDIITSTTLWIGMVALLGFFTFQWGWMWLLKYYAMPYIVFVVWLDLVTFLHHTEQDIPWYRGEDWTFLKGAISSIDRDYGFINHIHHDIGTHVAHHIFLNMPHYNLLKATEAIKPIMGEYFRKSEEPIWKSVWRSAIGCHFVPDTGSKVYYTSHHQK, encoded by the coding sequence GTGCAATCAAATACCATCGCTTTCAATAATCCTGATGACTGTAAACCGTCTGAGGATATAACCAAACTTCCCTTTACTCTTCAGGATTTGAAAGCAGCAATACCTGCTGAATGCTTTCAGCCCAGTGTGACAAAATCCCTATTTTATTTCTTTCGTGACATCTTGATTATTAGTCTGCTGTATGCAGTAGCTAATTACTTAGATTCTTGGTACTTTTGGCCGGTTTTCTGGGTCATGCAAGGAACAATGTTTTGGGCTTTGTTTGTCGTTGGACATGACTGTGGACACCAATCTTTTTCTAAGCATAAATGGCTGAATGATTTGATTGGACATTTATCTCACACGCCGATATTAGTTCCTTATCACGGGTGGAGAATTAGTCACAGAACCCATCACAAAAATACGGGACATCTCGATAATGATGAAAGTTGGTATCCTGTGAGTGAATCGCAGTACAAAGAAATGGATTTAGTGGAAAAGATAGGACGATATTATGTCTTTCTTTTGGCTTATCCTGTGTATTTATTCCAGCGTTCTCCGGGGAAGAAAGGTTCTCACTTTTCACCTAGTAGCCCACTTTTTAAGCCTTCAGAAAAATGGGATATTATCACCAGCACTACACTCTGGATTGGTATGGTAGCTTTACTAGGTTTCTTCACCTTTCAATGGGGTTGGATGTGGTTACTCAAATACTACGCTATGCCCTATATTGTATTTGTGGTTTGGTTAGATTTGGTAACATTTTTGCATCACACAGAGCAAGATATTCCTTGGTATCGTGGAGAAGATTGGACTTTCCTCAAAGGTGCAATTTCTAGTATTGATCGCGACTACGGTTTTATTAACCATATCCATCATGATATCGGTACTCATGTTGCTCACCATATCTTCCTCAATATGCCTCACTACAATTTGCTGAAGGCGACTGAGGCGATTAAACCGATTATGGGTGAATACTTCCGCAAGTCTGAGGAACCTATTTGGAAGTCTGTATGGCGTTCTGCTATTGGCTGTCATTTTGTCCCGGATACTGGTAGTAAGGTTTACTACACATCTCATCATCAGAAGTAG
- a CDS encoding Uma2 family endonuclease, which translates to MTLTIEDVDRLQQKLQDDEQDYQIELQEGNILVMGPSDIESSEIGAELIRLLGNWIKPRKLGRIFDSSGGFIMPNTDLRAPDVSFVAASRLKRTVRDFGQLVPDLVVEIKSKTDRVSKLEDKVKLFLELGARVGILINPDELSVSVYRPNGDVEVLTGEDKLTVNELFPGWEVAVSELWPPVFE; encoded by the coding sequence ATGACTCTCACTATTGAAGATGTAGACAGACTACAACAAAAGCTACAAGATGATGAGCAGGACTACCAAATAGAACTGCAAGAAGGAAATATTCTAGTCATGGGTCCATCCGATATTGAGTCTAGTGAAATCGGGGCTGAATTAATCAGGTTATTAGGTAATTGGATAAAACCTCGTAAACTTGGGCGGATATTTGACTCAAGTGGTGGGTTTATTATGCCAAATACTGATTTACGCGCACCTGATGTTTCTTTTGTAGCTGCGTCAAGACTAAAACGCACTGTCAGAGATTTCGGTCAGTTAGTACCTGATTTGGTTGTAGAAATAAAATCGAAAACCGATAGAGTTTCTAAGTTAGAAGATAAAGTTAAGTTATTTTTAGAGTTAGGTGCAAGAGTAGGAATATTAATTAATCCTGATGAATTATCTGTGAGTGTATATCGTCCTAATGGTGATGTTGAGGTTTTAACAGGTGAGGATAAGTTAACTGTTAATGAGTTATTTCCTGGTTGGGAAGTTGCTGTTTCTGAATTATGGCCACCTGTATTTGAATGA
- the psbZ gene encoding photosystem II reaction center protein PsbZ: protein MTIIFQFALISLVLTSFVLVVGVPVAYATPQNWVESKKLLWVGSGVWIALVLLVGVLNFFVV from the coding sequence ATGACCATAATATTTCAATTCGCTTTGATATCTTTAGTTCTCACATCTTTTGTTTTGGTAGTTGGCGTTCCTGTTGCCTATGCTACCCCACAAAATTGGGTGGAATCAAAAAAACTACTCTGGGTTGGTTCTGGAGTCTGGATTGCTTTGGTGCTTTTAGTCGGTGTATTAAACTTTTTTGTAGTTTAA
- a CDS encoding GNAT family N-acetyltransferase — MAKLVITPENPTCSAIQELIRELDNYLAEIYPPESNHVLDISALLHKSVIIFLTRLDNEPVGCGALKFFPQSYVEVKRMYTKPAFRGKEIGKKFLNRCFSKAVIAGLGTRKNRGLTALSKSKIDN; from the coding sequence ATGGCAAAATTAGTAATTACCCCTGAAAATCCGACTTGTTCTGCTATTCAGGAATTAATTAGAGAACTTGACAATTATTTAGCAGAGATTTATCCTCCTGAGAGTAATCACGTTCTTGATATTTCTGCTCTACTTCATAAATCGGTAATTATTTTCCTTACCAGATTAGACAATGAGCCAGTTGGTTGTGGGGCTTTGAAGTTTTTTCCACAGAGTTACGTTGAAGTGAAGCGGATGTATACTAAACCAGCCTTTCGTGGAAAGGAAATTGGCAAAAAATTTCTTAATCGTTGTTTTTCTAAAGCCGTAATCGCCGGCTTAGGAACGCGAAAAAACAGGGGACTTACAGCACTTTCTAAAAGTAAAATTGACAATTGA
- a CDS encoding fatty acid desaturase: MTTSIINSQKLGEDLGEPNLKLKDIIKTLPRECFAKNRRKAWTQALLSVLMVGLGYCMLAISPWFLLPVAWIFTGTALTGFFVIGHDCGHRSFAKRRWVNDLVGHIFMAPLIYPFHSWRIKHNYHHAHTNKLDEDNAWHPIRTHVFANWTPFRQSAFEGFMRKRLWWVGSIGHWALVHFDARNFKTKDQSSVKLSVAVVVIFAAIAFPILIATTGIWGFVKFWLLPWMVYHFWMSTFTIVHHTASDVPFVGAHKWNEALAQLSGTIHCDYPRWIEIFCHDINVHVPHHISTAIPSYNLRLAYSSIKENWQPYLHDECQFSWSLMKQITDQCQLYKTDIGYETFNEYYAGK, from the coding sequence ATGACTACATCAATAATCAACAGCCAGAAACTAGGTGAAGACCTTGGCGAACCCAACTTAAAGCTCAAAGATATTATCAAAACTTTGCCACGAGAATGTTTTGCAAAAAACCGACGCAAAGCTTGGACACAAGCCCTGCTCAGTGTCTTGATGGTCGGCTTGGGCTACTGTATGCTGGCAATTAGTCCGTGGTTTCTTCTGCCGGTAGCTTGGATTTTTACAGGTACTGCTTTAACAGGTTTTTTCGTAATTGGCCATGATTGTGGTCACAGGTCTTTTGCCAAACGTCGTTGGGTAAATGATTTAGTGGGACACATATTTATGGCTCCCTTAATTTATCCCTTCCACAGTTGGCGGATTAAGCATAATTATCACCATGCTCATACCAACAAACTAGATGAGGATAATGCTTGGCATCCCATTAGAACCCACGTATTTGCCAATTGGACACCTTTTAGGCAGTCAGCTTTTGAAGGCTTCATGCGTAAGCGTCTGTGGTGGGTAGGTTCCATTGGACATTGGGCGTTGGTGCATTTTGATGCGCGGAACTTCAAGACCAAAGACCAATCCAGTGTTAAGCTTTCTGTAGCTGTAGTAGTGATATTTGCTGCGATCGCTTTCCCTATCCTGATTGCGACAACAGGGATTTGGGGATTTGTCAAGTTTTGGCTACTGCCCTGGATGGTATACCATTTTTGGATGAGTACCTTCACCATCGTTCACCACACAGCGTCAGATGTTCCTTTTGTGGGAGCGCACAAGTGGAATGAAGCTTTAGCACAGCTATCGGGTACTATTCATTGTGATTATCCCCGTTGGATAGAAATTTTCTGCCACGATATCAATGTCCACGTTCCTCATCATATTTCTACTGCCATTCCTTCCTATAATTTGCGACTAGCTTACAGCAGCATCAAGGAAAATTGGCAGCCTTATCTACATGATGAATGTCAGTTTTCTTGGTCTTTAATGAAGCAGATTACAGACCAATGTCAACTGTACAAAACTGATATTGGCTATGAGACTTTCAACGAATATTACGCAGGAAAATAA
- a CDS encoding glutamate-5-semialdehyde dehydrogenase, which yields MTVELLDDSPEPITSAKRAYQASLKLGFTKGVDRSRAVLAMAQALESSFDDILEANTLDLEASKEMAVPELILDWLKLTPTRLEAAVEVLQRLGEISDPLRRVRNADYQLEDSQSYTQLMPLGVIAFVYEAFPDLGAIAAGLCIKTGNSIILKGSTEASHSNEAIANVLQNAIEEVGLPPGCVELIKAEHGASVRDLVTQDKYVNLVLPYGRSSLVQQVMRQSTCPVLKSAMGNCYLYWSLNSSLDMIRWMIIDSHESEPDQVNAIEKVLIHRQALPSSLASLWNSLTEKGFEIKADEELVEAFGHLQLVKPEEWGNSYLTKTVAFKLVDSLEDAIAWINQYSSGHADCIVTESYQESRQFALGVNSASTYINTSPRFSRNPSRGDSVFLGMSNQKGHRRGFISLETLTTAKHIVQGNGRF from the coding sequence ATGACCGTTGAACTTTTGGATGATTCCCCAGAACCAATTACTAGCGCTAAACGCGCTTATCAAGCCTCCCTCAAATTGGGGTTTACCAAGGGAGTAGACCGCAGTCGGGCTGTGTTGGCAATGGCACAGGCGCTGGAAAGTTCCTTTGATGATATTTTAGAAGCCAACACTTTGGATCTAGAAGCTAGCAAAGAAATGGCTGTACCAGAGTTAATTTTAGATTGGCTGAAGCTAACTCCCACTAGGCTAGAAGCAGCCGTAGAAGTTCTTCAGAGGTTGGGGGAAATCTCCGACCCTTTACGGCGCGTTAGGAACGCTGACTATCAATTAGAAGATTCCCAGAGTTATACCCAGTTAATGCCTTTGGGCGTAATTGCATTTGTTTATGAGGCTTTTCCAGATTTAGGCGCGATCGCAGCTGGTTTATGTATTAAGACTGGTAATAGTATTATACTCAAGGGTAGTACAGAAGCGAGTCATTCCAACGAAGCGATCGCCAATGTCCTGCAAAACGCCATTGAGGAAGTTGGTTTACCCCCAGGCTGTGTAGAATTAATTAAAGCCGAACACGGTGCTTCGGTTCGGGATTTAGTCACCCAAGACAAGTATGTGAATTTAGTCTTGCCTTACGGACGTTCTAGCTTAGTCCAGCAGGTGATGCGACAATCAACTTGCCCAGTGTTAAAATCGGCAATGGGTAACTGCTACCTTTATTGGTCACTCAATAGCAGTTTAGACATGATTCGCTGGATGATTATCGATAGCCATGAGAGCGAACCAGACCAAGTAAACGCCATTGAAAAAGTATTAATTCATCGCCAAGCTTTACCATCATCCTTGGCATCTCTGTGGAACAGTTTAACCGAAAAAGGCTTTGAAATCAAAGCAGACGAAGAGCTAGTAGAAGCTTTTGGGCATTTGCAGCTAGTGAAGCCAGAAGAATGGGGAAATTCTTATTTAACCAAGACAGTAGCCTTTAAACTGGTAGATAGTTTAGAAGATGCGATCGCTTGGATTAATCAATACAGTAGCGGTCATGCTGACTGCATAGTTACAGAATCCTATCAAGAAAGTCGCCAGTTTGCTTTAGGAGTAAATAGCGCCTCTACGTACATCAACACTTCCCCCCGGTTTTCTCGCAACCCTTCACGGGGAGATTCCGTATTTCTTGGTATGTCTAACCAAAAAGGACACCGCCGGGGATTTATTAGTTTAGAAACCTTAACGACTGCAAAGCACATTGTCCAGGGGAATGGGCGGTTTTAG
- a CDS encoding Uma2 family endonuclease: MTIAQELAPQAGIDQDVIFPPGDLYSDEPPWETELHLRQIILLFKCLEWLWRDRNDFYAAGNLTIYYSPHQRKSQDFRGPDFFVVLGTERKTRKSWVVWEEDGKYPHVIVEILSDSTAKTDKELKKQIYQDTFRTLDYFWFDPYTLEFAGFHLVDGEYQPLQANEQGLLWSHQLGLYLGVHQGLVRFFTELGQLVPTPEETAEQAEQKAERLAAKLRELNIDPDTI; encoded by the coding sequence ATGACCATTGCTCAAGAATTAGCTCCCCAAGCAGGCATTGACCAAGATGTTATCTTTCCCCCTGGTGATTTATATAGTGACGAACCTCCCTGGGAAACCGAACTGCATCTACGGCAAATAATCCTACTTTTCAAATGTCTAGAATGGCTGTGGCGAGACAGAAATGATTTTTATGCGGCGGGAAACCTAACTATCTACTACAGTCCACACCAGCGCAAATCACAAGACTTTCGGGGGCCAGACTTTTTTGTGGTACTGGGAACTGAACGCAAAACTCGGAAAAGTTGGGTAGTTTGGGAAGAAGACGGCAAATATCCTCATGTAATTGTCGAAATCCTTTCTGATTCTACAGCCAAGACAGATAAAGAATTAAAAAAACAAATTTATCAAGATACTTTCCGTACTCTGGATTATTTTTGGTTTGACCCCTACACATTAGAGTTTGCAGGATTTCATCTAGTAGATGGAGAATATCAACCTCTACAAGCAAATGAACAAGGACTGTTGTGGAGTCATCAACTAGGCTTATATCTGGGAGTTCATCAGGGGCTAGTGAGATTTTTCACAGAACTTGGGCAATTAGTGCCGACACCTGAAGAAACAGCAGAACAAGCAGAACAAAAAGCTGAACGTTTGGCAGCAAAACTGCGAGAGTTAAATATTGACCCTGATACTATTTAA
- a CDS encoding Uma2 family endonuclease, protein MQIQTQKRQYTPEEYLQLEETSEYKNEYLDGEIVPMAGGTTNHNEIAGNFYANFKFRMRGKNYKIYMGDVKLWLPRYHIYTYPDVMIIPGEPIYEGTGTTTVTNPLIIAEVLSKSTETYDKTSKFRYYRSLPTFQEYIMIDQYEYFVEQFHKNNDGQWVLTEYETEDAVLSLQTIDFQIPLSDIYEGVSLE, encoded by the coding sequence ATGCAAATCCAAACACAAAAACGCCAGTACACCCCAGAAGAATATTTACAACTAGAAGAGACATCAGAATATAAAAATGAATATCTAGATGGAGAAATTGTCCCCATGGCTGGTGGAACTACCAATCACAACGAAATAGCAGGTAATTTTTATGCTAATTTCAAATTCAGAATGCGGGGTAAAAATTACAAAATTTACATGGGTGATGTCAAATTGTGGCTACCCCGTTATCACATCTACACATATCCTGATGTAATGATTATTCCAGGAGAACCAATATATGAAGGAACTGGGACTACGACTGTAACTAACCCTTTAATCATTGCCGAAGTATTATCTAAATCTACGGAAACTTACGATAAAACCAGTAAATTTAGATATTATCGTTCTCTGCCCACATTTCAAGAATATATTATGATTGACCAATACGAATATTTTGTGGAGCAGTTTCATAAAAATAATGATGGTCAATGGGTATTAACAGAGTACGAAACAGAAGATGCTGTATTGTCACTACAAACAATAGATTTTCAAATTCCCCTCAGTGATATATATGAAGGGGTAAGTTTGGAATGA
- a CDS encoding acyl-CoA desaturase, which translates to MTQTQPKLTFTKNYGFRKELNKRVDAYFDSQAISTRDNLAMYIKTAMILSWVIAAWTFTLFGPPEIWLKVIGCIALGFGIAGIGFSVGHDANHGGYSRHKMVNNIFGYTFDMIGLSSFLWKFRHNFLHHKYTNILGHDVEIHGDGLVRMTPYMEHKWYHSFQHLFIWFIYPIIPLYWSFADVYLVMFKRKYHTYDIPTLKPLDLLVFFSGKLIWLGLFLGIPIAVGYTPLQAVVGFVITYMTYGLMICVIFMLAHVLEAAEFIEPNSDLQQINDEWAIFQIKTTVDFAPKNQFLNWYLGGLNYQVVHHLFPNICHVHYPQIAQILADVCEDFEVKYNVCETFTEALASNYRWLKLMGSAANPE; encoded by the coding sequence ATGACACAAACACAGCCAAAATTAACTTTTACTAAAAACTACGGTTTTAGGAAGGAATTGAATAAGCGAGTTGATGCTTATTTTGATTCTCAGGCTATCTCTACTAGAGATAATCTTGCGATGTACATTAAGACAGCAATGATTTTGTCATGGGTGATTGCTGCTTGGACTTTTACTCTCTTTGGTCCGCCTGAAATCTGGCTCAAAGTAATTGGCTGTATTGCTTTAGGATTCGGTATTGCTGGTATTGGTTTTAGTGTGGGACATGATGCAAATCATGGTGGTTATTCTCGTCACAAAATGGTGAATAATATCTTTGGTTACACCTTTGATATGATTGGTTTGTCTAGTTTTCTGTGGAAATTTAGACATAATTTTCTACACCACAAATACACTAATATATTAGGGCATGATGTAGAAATACATGGTGATGGTTTAGTGCGGATGACTCCCTACATGGAGCATAAATGGTATCATTCATTTCAACACTTATTCATTTGGTTTATATATCCAATCATCCCCTTGTATTGGTCTTTTGCTGATGTTTATTTAGTTATGTTTAAGCGTAAATATCATACTTACGATATTCCTACACTTAAACCACTAGACTTGCTGGTTTTCTTCAGTGGAAAATTGATTTGGCTGGGACTGTTCTTGGGAATACCAATTGCTGTTGGATATACACCTCTTCAAGCGGTTGTGGGATTTGTGATTACTTACATGACCTATGGCTTAATGATTTGTGTAATTTTCATGCTGGCTCATGTTTTGGAAGCAGCCGAGTTTATTGAACCCAATTCAGATTTGCAGCAAATTAATGATGAATGGGCAATATTTCAAATCAAAACCACTGTAGATTTTGCTCCCAAAAATCAGTTTTTAAATTGGTATCTAGGTGGTCTTAATTATCAAGTTGTGCATCATTTATTTCCCAATATTTGCCACGTTCATTATCCTCAAATAGCTCAAATATTAGCTGATGTCTGCGAAGATTTTGAAGTAAAATACAATGTTTGTGAAACTTTCACTGAAGCATTAGCTTCTAATTATCGCTGGCTAAAACTCATGGGAAGCGCAGCAAATCCAGAGTAA
- a CDS encoding CBS domain-containing protein, with product MDLILCHTTADFDALGAAVGLTCLLPGSNIVLSGGAHPAVRDFLALHRDEYPLLERRAVNPDKIRSLRVVDTQQRDRLGKAAEWLDLPNIEIIVYDHHFSQELNIPATASHIEPVGACTTLMVEQLQQQQIPLTLSQATVMALGIHVDTGSLTFDSATPRDALALAWLMQQGVSSSVISTYLDPGLSPQLQQLLTEALENLEYFYLRGYTIGWVTLKTEEFVPGLSSLASQLVELTEIDALLLANEYNHKENESRLTVIGRSQIPGVNLNLLFQIFGGGGHSQAASLSLRQVNPQETLQQILDGIKASIPHPPTARDLMSSPVRTIRPETTISQAQSILLRYGHSGLSVVDTQGKLVGIISRRDIDIALHHGFSHAPVKGYMATKVKTITPDTILPQIESLMVTYDIGRLPVLENGQLVGIVTRTDVLRQLHQADEDMGRWGNGEQKLKITLNTELENRLAPQLWQLLTVASQAAEKRGWHLYLVGGAVRDLLLAESAAGTLMITDIDLVVDGFHQAADVGAGVELAKALQEIYPGARLEIHGAFQTAALLWHKDPELDSLWMDIATARTEFYPYPAANPEVEASSIRQDLYRRDFSINALALRLTSPRSGELLDFFGGLLDLQAKQIRVLHPNSFIEDPTRIYRGVRFAVRFGFKIEEQTEEFIHYAINSGVYDRTAQTNIKTPALQTRLKAELKYILQAPYWKSALELLNKLGALQCIHPTLKLDESLLQQLRLLERCLRRFDPEQTLTHWEMRLEALIAHLEPQYREKVAKNLHLPEDGIKRLQNLAKAQTQVRELLPTCQRPSEIVQLLRQYDLPMLILIALPSPRALRKQIWHYLTVLANVQPIINGNDLKKLGYKPNPKFRQMLDDLLTATLDRVIKNREEAEEFLAQHYPQ from the coding sequence ATGGACTTAATTCTTTGTCACACAACCGCAGATTTTGACGCATTAGGAGCCGCAGTTGGGCTGACTTGTCTATTGCCAGGTAGTAACATTGTCCTGAGCGGTGGCGCACATCCGGCTGTCAGAGATTTTTTAGCACTACACCGGGATGAATATCCCCTACTTGAAAGACGTGCAGTTAATCCTGACAAAATTCGTTCTTTGAGAGTTGTGGATACACAACAGCGCGATCGCCTGGGTAAAGCTGCTGAATGGTTAGATTTACCCAACATAGAAATAATAGTTTATGACCACCACTTCAGTCAAGAGCTAAATATTCCCGCCACCGCGTCCCATATTGAACCAGTGGGAGCCTGTACAACTTTAATGGTGGAACAATTGCAACAACAGCAAATTCCCCTGACTTTATCTCAAGCCACAGTGATGGCTTTGGGTATTCATGTGGATACAGGCTCCTTAACCTTTGACAGTGCCACACCCAGAGATGCTTTAGCCTTAGCTTGGTTAATGCAACAAGGAGTGAGTTCATCGGTAATTTCCACTTATCTTGACCCTGGTTTATCGCCGCAATTACAGCAGCTATTAACTGAAGCCTTAGAAAACTTAGAATATTTTTATTTACGTGGATATACTATTGGTTGGGTAACACTAAAAACAGAAGAATTTGTCCCAGGGCTATCAAGTTTAGCTTCGCAACTGGTGGAATTAACCGAAATTGATGCTTTACTATTGGCAAACGAATATAACCACAAAGAAAATGAATCGCGTTTAACAGTCATTGGGCGATCGCAAATTCCCGGTGTAAATCTCAATCTGTTATTTCAAATATTCGGCGGTGGTGGACATTCCCAAGCTGCATCCTTGAGTCTACGCCAAGTAAATCCACAGGAAACATTACAACAGATTCTAGACGGCATCAAAGCCTCAATTCCTCATCCTCCCACAGCCAGAGACTTAATGTCTTCCCCTGTCCGCACCATTCGTCCCGAAACCACAATTTCCCAAGCACAAAGCATTTTATTACGCTATGGACACTCTGGTTTATCTGTAGTAGATACACAAGGAAAACTGGTAGGGATTATTTCGCGACGGGATATAGATATTGCCTTACACCACGGATTTAGTCATGCGCCAGTCAAAGGCTACATGGCGACTAAAGTTAAAACAATTACACCCGATACCATCCTGCCACAAATTGAATCACTGATGGTCACTTATGATATTGGACGCTTACCAGTATTAGAAAACGGGCAATTAGTGGGAATTGTCACCCGCACCGATGTTTTGCGGCAATTACATCAAGCCGATGAGGACATGGGGAGGTGGGGAAATGGGGAGCAAAAACTCAAAATTACCCTGAATACAGAGTTAGAAAATCGGCTTGCGCCGCAACTGTGGCAATTACTCACCGTAGCATCCCAAGCAGCGGAAAAACGAGGTTGGCATCTTTATTTGGTCGGGGGTGCGGTGCGAGATTTGCTGTTAGCTGAATCAGCCGCCGGGACATTAATGATTACAGATATAGACCTTGTAGTTGATGGCTTTCACCAAGCCGCAGATGTTGGTGCTGGTGTAGAACTAGCAAAAGCACTCCAAGAAATTTATCCAGGGGCGCGGCTAGAAATTCATGGGGCTTTTCAAACTGCGGCTTTACTATGGCACAAAGACCCAGAATTAGATTCTTTATGGATGGATATTGCTACCGCCAGAACAGAATTTTATCCTTACCCAGCCGCAAACCCTGAAGTTGAAGCCAGTTCTATTCGTCAAGACTTGTATCGCCGTGATTTTAGCATTAATGCCCTCGCCCTGCGCCTGACTTCCCCTCGTTCTGGAGAATTACTCGATTTCTTCGGCGGTTTACTAGATTTACAAGCCAAGCAAATTCGAGTTTTACACCCCAATAGTTTTATTGAAGACCCGACTCGCATTTATCGCGGTGTGCGCTTTGCTGTGCGCTTTGGATTTAAAATCGAAGAACAAACCGAAGAGTTTATTCACTATGCCATCAATAGTGGCGTTTACGATCGCACTGCCCAAACAAATATTAAAACCCCAGCCTTACAAACTCGACTCAAAGCCGAATTAAAATACATTCTCCAAGCCCCCTATTGGAAATCAGCCTTAGAACTACTGAATAAATTAGGCGCGTTGCAGTGTATTCATCCTACTCTGAAACTAGATGAATCTCTTTTGCAGCAATTGCGATTATTAGAACGCTGTTTACGAAGATTTGACCCTGAACAAACCCTCACCCACTGGGAAATGCGCCTTGAAGCATTAATTGCCCACTTAGAACCGCAGTATCGGGAGAAAGTAGCAAAAAATCTGCACTTACCAGAAGATGGCATCAAACGCTTGCAAAACTTGGCTAAAGCCCAGACCCAGGTGAGGGAATTATTACCAACTTGTCAGCGTCCTAGTGAAATAGTGCAGTTGCTACGACAGTATGATTTACCCATGCTGATTTTAATTGCTTTGCCCAGTCCGCGAGCGCTCAGAAAGCAGATATGGCATTATTTAACAGTTTTAGCAAATGTGCAGCCAATAATTAATGGCAATGATTTAAAAAAATTAGGCTACAAACCAAATCCGAAATTTCGCCAAATGTTAGATGATTTACTCACTGCTACCTTAGATAGAGTCATTAAAAATAGAGAAGAAGCTGAAGAATTTTTAGCCCAGCATTATCCTCAATAA